A single genomic interval of Eriocheir sinensis breed Jianghai 21 chromosome 33, ASM2467909v1, whole genome shotgun sequence harbors:
- the LOC127006791 gene encoding zinc finger protein 628-like — translation MGELIIECTLCGSSFRCEKDYDQHPCLADDVKVPFRIKVEPQESREEEDGGEMGKKKQQAKGEHPSTSEGQQSGEKRVLRIKDEPSDYMDVQDEDPIGLPDVFEGNDTENDVGTQAQEEEVNEGSTEATEEAETLEPNTKLIKVTDAVSIRNECGVCGKRFFKREDFLNHTTNSHKIPRPYQCKVCKKRFTQKHYVTLHMRVHTGERPYKCKLCSNSYTHKTSFTIHMRIHNGDRPYICGICGKKCYDKSGLTSHMRSHTKETPYECEVCGRRFTHSKSLLVHRRNHTGEKPYKCQYCGKLFRHWHKHKIHIRLHTGERPYKCEVCGKGFPRNDEVKRHMRSHQGIKSFKCSICGVYCATQASITGHIDLHHADLRQIPLNAPEKTVVKNSNSGILGTKAPQPRTIYKPIINPTMSIQCNNSQASGTQTPTLTAASHNKSAISKGTGKKLGKHAQKQVDSMKQGKEGEKTKVLSYKEFIELQEKLLLCKGLSVKNSQPSVAAKPNNSKVGTQGKLPNIRIRQPNTDVSMSQAEATQGKQQQIVFLSPANNPKGEGLRLMVPQAMGANKQVIFATPTGTTLPTQAAPNTIGGQQIVLGQQSVILPQGQLGGGQQILLLSKPGAQQNSLMLSQPLLLLSGANNQRMVLLPSKTAPGTNASNLQTILIPSSLNTFSTATNNTTTTTTTATHITPTPSVVVKQEPGEPPSPSPPPSPPSPIKNIVPKVVIKEEPGVLPPLTPIIKQEPPDDFPSASDNFCNIRIKQEPLD, via the coding sequence ATGGGGGAGCTGATCATTGAGTGCACCCTCTGTGGGTCTTCGTTTCGCTGCGAGAAAGATTACGATCAACACCCATGTTTGGCGGACGATGTCAAAGTCCCATTCAGAATAAAAGTAGAGCCACAGGAaagcagggaagaagaggatgggggagaaatgggaaaaaagaagcaGCAAGCCAAGGGAGAACATCCGTCCACATCAGAAGGGCAGCAGAGTGGTGAGAAAAGAGTACTCAGGATAAAGGATGAACCGAGTGACTACATGGATGTGCAGGATGAGGACCCTATTGGTTTACCAGATGTGTTTGAGGGGAATGACACAGAGAATGATGTTGGGACTCAGGcccaggaggaagaggtaaatgaGGGCTCCACAGAGGCCACTGAGGAGGCAGAGACCTTAGAGCCAAACACCAAGCTGATAAAAGTCACTGATGCCGTTTCCATTCGCAATGAGTGTGGCGTGTGTGGGAAGCGATTTTTTAAGCGAGAGGATTTCCTGAACCACACAACCAACTCCCACAAGATTCCAAGACCTTACCAGTGCAAGGTGTGCAAGAAGAGATTCACTCAGAAGCACTATGTCACCCTTCACATGCGGGTGCACACAGGAGAGCGTCCCTACAAGTGTAAGCTCTGCTCCAACAGCTACACCCACAAGACCAGCTTCACTATACACATGAGGATACACAATGGAGACAGGCCCTACATCTGTGGCATATGTGGAAAGAAATGTTACGATAAGTCTGGCCTCACCAGCCACATGCGTTCCCACACCAAGGAGACGCCGTATGAGTGCGAGGTGTGTGGCCGCAGGTTTACACACTCCAAGAGTCTCTTGGTGCACCGCAGAAACCACACTGGTGAGAAGCCGTACAAGTGCCAGTACTGCGGCAAGTTGTTCCGGCACTGGCACAAGCACAAGATCCACATCCGCCTGCACACGGGGGAGCGGCCATACAAGTGTGAGGTGTGCGGCAAGGGGTTCCCGCGCAACGATGAGGTGAAGCGACACATGAGGAGCCACCAGGGAATTAAATCTTTCAAGTGTTCCATCTGTGGTGTTTATTGTGCCACCCAGGCCAGCATCACGGGTCACATTGATCTCCATCACGCAGACCTCAGGCAGATCCCCCTCAATGCTCCGGAAAAGACTGTTGTGAAAAACAGCAATAGTGGAATTCTGGGAACCAAAGCACCTCAGCCGCGCACTATTTACAAACCTATAATAAATCCAACTATGTCCATCCAGTGCAACAACTCCCAGGCGAGTGGCACACAGACACCCACCCTCACAGCTGCCTCCCACAATAAGTCCGCCATTTCAAAGGGCACTGGCAAAAAGCTAGGGAAGCATGCACAAAAACAGGTAGATAGCatgaagcaaggaaaagaaggtgaaaaaacAAAAGTACTCAGTTACAAAGAATTTATTGAACTCCAAGAAAAATTGCTGTTGTGCAAGGGTTTGTCTGTGAAAAATTCTCAGCCAAGTGTTGCTGCTAAACCTAATAACAGCAAAGTTGGCACTCAAGGAAAACTTCCAAACATCAGAATCCGTCAGCCTAACACAGACGTCAGTATGAGCCAGGCAGAAGCCACTCAGGGGAAGCAACAGCAAATAGTGTTTTTGTCACCAGCGAACAACCCTAAAGGAGAGGGTCTGAGACTTATGGTGCCTCAGGCAATGGGAGCCAACAAGCAGGTTATCTTTGCCACCCCCACAGGTACCACCTTGCCCACACAAGCTGCCCCTAACACCATTGGGGGCCAACAGATAGTCCTGGGTCAACAGTCTGTCATTCTGCCTCAGGGACAACTTGGGGGAGGACAACAGATACTCTTGCTCTCCAAGCCCGGTGCTCAGCAGAACTCCTTGATGCTCTCCCAACCCTTGCTGCTGCTGTCTGGTGCCAACAACCAGCGCATGGTCCTCTTGCCCTCCAAGACTGCTCCAGGGACCAACGCCTCCAACCTCCAGACAAtactcatcccctcctccctcaacACCTTCTCCACAGccaccaacaataccaccaccaccaccaccactgccacccacATCACACCAACACCCAGCGTGGTGGTGAAGCAGGAGCCCGGAGAGCCGccatccccttcaccaccaccatcaccaccctcccccATCAAGAACATTGTCCCCAAGGTTGTGATAAAGGAGGAGCCGGGAGTGCTTCCACCACTAACCCCCATCATCAAGCAGGAGCCGCCCGATGACTTCCCCTCCGCCAGTGATAACTTCTGCAACATAAGGATAAAGCAGGAACCACTGGATTAG